In Winkia neuii, a genomic segment contains:
- a CDS encoding Rib/alpha-like domain-containing protein yields MSLKRNPLIFTPRPLAAGLGAVALTAGGLFMSPVVNPVAFAENTPISSPGQYQAAHTVSGQVFLDRSGARGLADSKQTWSAYNDADTPLPGVNVYVQWMDDDSAKTVSPIYTATSAEDGKYSIELPDWTDSLGNKHKWKANSTQKLRVWSDNPDDSKYMASFSEGFQTFHNSVQRVHATWRLARQSAVDYNVSFQERPQNDVMHLPEDKQTNLTPTKTGGDVLGRVWWDQRNVYGEDGDVPRLNTGMGDKPMEGMKVRASYVQDEVARRFDKWLAANKGATQDQFRDAQKQIMAQYEEENPGKSAIAETAYALTKADGSYQIQFQGLWGDSYSYKGISNGGTYGDLAPADKGSWAKGNFGSKHVNTKYMYVSPEIPEGVGGSMDTMQTNMFQDAGRNTLLASSNAISGVIDMDFALKLENRKFDVVEYDSTDKLATPGDTANTEASGFNPEQDYDVIWTDSTGKQVGKCTVTSSSVGKIESCPFTVPDDLDQAQIYTATIYPKGDTTTALAADNFAATPDPQYKKIEVEAGDSGTVAVPLTKAGNPLHEGTTFASPTAEELPEGMTAAPEWATVNADGSISAKPGADVEPGEYKVPVVVTYPDGSTDTVEVPVKVGAADKPVADSVDPKYEDVSVKAGESVSVAAPKDADGNALPEGSKFAPGEGVPEWATVNADGSISAKPGADVEPGEYKVPVVVTYPDGSTDTVEVPVKVGAADKPVADSVDPKYEDVSVKAGESVSVAAPKDADGNALPEGSKFAPGEGVPEWATVNADGSISAKPGADVEPGEYKVPVVVTYPDGSTDTVEVPVKVGAADKPVADSVDPKYEDVSVKAGESVSVAAPKDADGNALPEGSKFAPGEGVPEWATVNADGSISAKPGADVEPGEYKVPVVVTYPDGSTDTVEVPVKVGAADKPVADSVDPKYEDVSVKAGESVSVAAPKDADGNALPEGSKFAPGEGVPEWATVNADGSISAKPGADVEPGEYKVPVVVTYPDGSTDTVEVPVKVGAADKPVADSVDPKYEDVSVKAGESVSVAAPKDADGNALPEGSKFAPGEGVPEWATVNADGSISAKPGADVEPGEYKVPVVVTYPDGSTDTVEVPVKVGAADKPVADSVDPKYEDVSVKAGESVSVAAPKDADGNALPEGSKFAPGEGVPEWATVNADGSISAKPGADVEPGEYKVPVVVTYPDGSTDTVEVPVKVGAADKPVDPEDTSSVVEPVYPPVKGDTSSEVPTFVDGDGNEVDKPAAGEGQDEVKFDPGEDAPDGAQVDPDSGVVTIPEVPAKGEDPVVVPVVVTYPDGTTDTTTVKFEPEPAEEGQPSWDSVELKPGEETSIPNKGEKISGATVETEGPGTAQIDDEGNIKVLADQDAKPGDRITVTVKDRSGKIVGKLVVTIAQSDKPSKPEKPGKETSTGNGGHSETTTTVVGQPSLASTGTAVLGYGAASVALLLAGAGIVAYSRRRKE; encoded by the coding sequence ATGAGTCTAAAGCGCAACCCGTTGATTTTTACTCCCCGTCCGTTAGCGGCAGGTCTTGGTGCTGTTGCTCTTACCGCGGGTGGGCTTTTTATGTCTCCGGTGGTAAATCCGGTTGCCTTTGCTGAAAATACCCCGATCTCATCGCCCGGGCAGTATCAGGCTGCCCATACTGTTTCCGGCCAGGTATTCCTTGACCGGTCGGGGGCGCGCGGTTTGGCCGATAGCAAGCAGACCTGGTCGGCTTATAACGATGCTGACACTCCTCTGCCAGGAGTGAACGTGTACGTGCAGTGGATGGATGACGATTCTGCTAAGACTGTCTCTCCTATATATACGGCTACTTCCGCAGAGGACGGAAAGTACTCTATTGAGCTGCCTGATTGGACCGATTCTTTAGGTAACAAGCACAAGTGGAAGGCTAACTCGACCCAGAAGTTGCGAGTCTGGTCTGACAATCCGGACGATTCGAAGTACATGGCGTCCTTCTCGGAGGGCTTCCAAACATTCCACAACAGCGTGCAGCGTGTGCACGCAACTTGGCGGTTGGCCCGGCAGAGCGCTGTTGATTACAACGTGTCTTTCCAAGAGCGGCCTCAAAACGATGTGATGCACCTGCCCGAGGACAAGCAGACTAACTTGACTCCCACCAAGACTGGTGGCGACGTGCTTGGCCGTGTGTGGTGGGATCAGCGAAACGTTTATGGTGAGGACGGCGATGTTCCCCGGCTAAATACTGGTATGGGCGATAAGCCTATGGAGGGAATGAAGGTTCGTGCGTCATATGTGCAGGACGAGGTAGCCCGCAGATTCGATAAGTGGCTGGCTGCAAACAAGGGAGCAACCCAGGATCAGTTCCGTGACGCGCAAAAGCAGATCATGGCGCAGTACGAGGAAGAAAATCCGGGCAAGTCCGCCATTGCTGAAACGGCGTACGCTTTGACCAAGGCCGATGGCTCCTACCAGATTCAGTTCCAGGGGCTTTGGGGGGACAGCTACAGCTATAAGGGTATTTCCAACGGCGGAACCTATGGCGATTTGGCTCCTGCAGACAAGGGTTCTTGGGCGAAGGGCAACTTTGGTTCTAAGCATGTCAATACCAAGTACATGTATGTGTCTCCCGAGATTCCCGAGGGCGTTGGCGGGTCCATGGATACGATGCAGACCAACATGTTCCAGGACGCTGGCCGAAATACGCTGCTTGCTTCCTCTAATGCGATCAGTGGCGTAATCGATATGGACTTTGCGCTGAAACTGGAGAACCGTAAGTTTGACGTTGTGGAATATGATTCCACGGACAAGCTGGCAACACCGGGCGATACTGCAAACACTGAAGCTTCTGGGTTCAACCCGGAGCAGGATTATGACGTTATTTGGACTGATTCGACTGGTAAGCAGGTCGGCAAGTGCACTGTGACATCTTCCAGTGTGGGCAAGATTGAGTCCTGCCCCTTCACTGTTCCCGACGATTTGGATCAGGCACAGATTTACACCGCTACGATCTATCCGAAGGGCGATACTACTACGGCGCTCGCGGCAGATAACTTCGCTGCGACTCCGGATCCGCAGTACAAGAAGATCGAGGTCGAAGCCGGGGATAGTGGTACGGTTGCGGTTCCGTTGACTAAGGCGGGCAATCCGTTACATGAAGGGACCACTTTTGCCTCTCCTACGGCCGAGGAGCTGCCAGAAGGGATGACGGCAGCGCCTGAGTGGGCGACGGTTAATGCTGATGGTTCTATTAGTGCTAAGCCGGGTGCTGATGTTGAGCCGGGTGAGTATAAGGTTCCGGTTGTGGTGACTTATCCGGATGGGTCTACTGACACTGTTGAGGTTCCGGTTAAGGTTGGTGCGGCTGATAAGCCTGTTGCTGATTCGGTTGATCCGAAGTATGAGGATGTTTCGGTGAAGGCTGGGGAGTCGGTTTCTGTTGCGGCTCCTAAGGATGCTGATGGGAATGCGTTGCCGGAGGGGTCTAAGTTTGCTCCTGGTGAGGGTGTTCCTGAGTGGGCGACGGTTAATGCTGATGGTTCTATTAGTGCTAAGCCGGGTGCTGATGTTGAGCCGGGTGAGTATAAGGTTCCGGTTGTGGTGACTTATCCGGATGGGTCTACTGACACTGTTGAGGTTCCGGTTAAGGTTGGTGCGGCTGATAAGCCTGTTGCTGATTCGGTTGATCCGAAGTATGAGGATGTTTCGGTGAAGGCTGGGGAGTCGGTTTCTGTTGCGGCTCCTAAGGATGCTGATGGGAATGCGTTGCCGGAGGGGTCTAAGTTTGCTCCTGGTGAGGGTGTTCCTGAGTGGGCGACGGTTAATGCTGATGGTTCTATTAGTGCTAAGCCGGGTGCTGATGTTGAGCCGGGTGAGTATAAGGTTCCGGTTGTGGTGACTTATCCGGATGGGTCTACTGACACTGTTGAGGTTCCGGTTAAGGTTGGTGCGGCTGATAAGCCTGTTGCTGATTCGGTTGATCCGAAGTATGAGGATGTTTCGGTGAAGGCTGGGGAGTCGGTTTCTGTTGCGGCTCCTAAGGATGCTGATGGGAATGCGTTGCCGGAGGGGTCTAAGTTTGCTCCTGGTGAGGGTGTTCCTGAGTGGGCGACGGTTAATGCTGATGGTTCTATTAGTGCTAAGCCGGGTGCTGATGTTGAGCCGGGTGAGTATAAGGTTCCGGTTGTGGTGACTTATCCGGATGGGTCTACTGACACTGTTGAGGTTCCGGTTAAGGTTGGTGCGGCTGATAAGCCTGTTGCTGATTCGGTTGATCCGAAGTATGAGGATGTTTCGGTGAAGGCTGGGGAGTCGGTTTCTGTTGCGGCTCCTAAGGATGCTGATGGGAATGCGTTGCCGGAGGGGTCTAAGTTTGCTCCTGGTGAGGGTGTTCCTGAGTGGGCGACGGTTAATGCTGATGGTTCTATTAGTGCTAAGCCGGGTGCTGATGTTGAGCCGGGTGAGTATAAGGTTCCGGTTGTGGTGACTTATCCGGATGGGTCTACTGACACTGTTGAGGTTCCGGTTAAGGTTGGTGCGGCTGATAAGCCTGTTGCTGATTCGGTTGATCCGAAGTATGAGGATGTTTCGGTGAAGGCTGGGGAGTCGGTTTCTGTTGCGGCTCCTAAGGATGCTGATGGGAATGCGTTGCCGGAGGGGTCTAAGTTTGCTCCTGGTGAGGGTGTTCCTGAGTGGGCGACGGTTAATGCTGATGGTTCTATTAGTGCTAAGCCGGGTGCTGATGTTGAGCCGGGTGAGTATAAGGTTCCGGTTGTGGTGACTTATCCGGATGGGTCTACTGACACTGTTGAGGTTCCGGTTAAGGTTGGTGCGGCTGATAAGCCTGTTGCTGATTCGGTTGATCCGAAGTATGAGGATGTTTCGGTGAAGGCTGGGGAGTCGGTTTCTGTTGCGGCTCCTAAGGATGCTGATGGGAATGCGTTGCCGGAGGGGTCTAAGTTTGCTCCTGGTGAGGGTGTTCCTGAGTGGGCGACGGTTAATGCTGATGGTTCTATTAGTGCTAAGCCGGGTGCTGATGTTGAGCCGGGTGAGTATAAGGTTCCGGTTGTGGTGACTTATCCGGATGGGTCTACTGACACTGTTGAGGTTCCGGTTAAGGTTGGTGCGGCTGATAAGCCTGTTGATCCTGAGGATACTTCGAGTGTGGTTGAGCCTGTTTATCCGCCGGTGAAGGGGGATACTTCTTCTGAGGTTCCGACCTTTGTTGACGGTGATGGCAATGAGGTAGATAAGCCTGCTGCTGGCGAGGGTCAGGATGAGGTGAAGTTCGATCCTGGTGAGGATGCTCCCGATGGGGCTCAGGTTGATCCGGATAGTGGTGTTGTTACTATTCCGGAGGTTCCTGCTAAGGGGGAGGATCCTGTGGTTGTTCCGGTTGTGGTGACTTATCCGGATGGGACTACCGATACCACCACGGTCAAGTTCGAACCAGAACCAGCCGAAGAAGGTCAGCCGTCCTGGGATTCAGTAGAACTGAAGCCGGGTGAGGAAACCTCCATACCCAATAAGGGCGAAAAGATATCCGGTGCGACTGTTGAAACGGAAGGTCCTGGAACAGCTCAAATTGACGACGAGGGCAATATTAAGGTTCTCGCTGATCAAGATGCTAAGCCCGGGGACAGAATAACGGTGACGGTAAAGGACCGGAGCGGGAAGATAGTCGGCAAACTAGTCGTTACGATCGCTCAGTCCGATAAGCCGAGCAAACCTGAAAAACCAGGAAAGGAAACTAGTACTGGTAATGGTGGGCATTCTGAAACCACAACAACCGTAGTTGGTCAGCCGAGCTTGGCATCTACCGGCACAGCGGTGCTTGGCTATGGCGCCGCATCGGTTGCGTTGTTACTGGCAGGCGCAGGCATAGTGGCATATTCCCGCCGTAGGAAGGAATAG
- a CDS encoding Rib/alpha-like domain-containing protein: MNNVSRFLLLAPRSVLATLGVAAMTAGGLVLAPAVAPTNAAAEQAPILSAGEWLKKGTVNGYVFVDRVGNRTTKQPDDVPLSNVKVYAQWKDADGVVSPVYTANTKSDGSYSIALPDWKDANGRSHKFKSHIGQQLRTWFDNPDPSKYWKSFSEADGNFGSVGDRYQSTWLDLSHVYNQNMTVQEIPQTDQMHKARADWKKSTRKGGGGDVTGAVFYDMRGAFGNTAAPTASEKIYGDVGVPGTTVVGSYVQDEVARRFDQWKKAHKGFSFDEFTAAQREIIKKYEAETGKSAIAETVYDVTDNEGRYHLQFDGLGGTSYRDKGISTLAWGEPVPANKGSWAAGNMQSKHVNTGYMYVSPVLPEGLGAAMNNFQSNRYQFGGEEVGYATAPGLSNVENVRFALKMQDLVFDVTDYNTTDKPATPGTTVNTKTAGTFPNTDYDIVWTDDKGKEVGSCTATSSNLGVLEPCAFVVPKDLDQPTTYTAQLYPKGIRKTALAADSFTAKVTPEYKQTSVEPGKSTTVDTPLHSENGTKPAKGTKFAPANIDKDEIPEGAVKEIPKWATVNGDGTIAVSPDAGVPEGDYNIPVKVTYPNGVEKVVLAPIHVGKKQITDSVDPKYAQDTVVKAGESGTVVAPKDADGNALPEGTKFVPGKDVPEWAKVNPDGSITVAPGKDVVPGDYKVPVVVTYPDGSTDAVEVPVKVTEGGKGRTDAGKPAWDDASTPADKTVVIPNKGGDVVEGTTVEVEGPGKAEIGADGSLKVTPSADAKPGDKIVAKVKDGEGNVIDTVTVTLTDPEADKPVTDSVDPKYAQDTVVKAGESGTVVAPKDADGNALPEGTKFVPGKDVPEWAKVNPDGSITVAPGKDVVPGDYKVPVVVTYPDGSTDAVEVPVKVTEADKPVTDSVDPKYAQDTVVKAGESGTVVAPKDADGNALPEGTKFVPGKDVPEWAKVNPDGSITVAPGKDVVPGDYKVPVVVTYPDGSTDAVEVPVKVTEGGKGRTDAGKPAWDDASTPADKTVVIPNKGGDVVEGTTVEVEGPGKAEIGADGSLKVTPSADAKPGDKIVAKVKDGEGNVIDTVTVTLTDPEGGKGRTDAGKPAWDDASTPADKTVVIPNKGGDVVEGTTVEVEGPGKAEIGADGSLKVTPSADAKPGDKIVAKVKDGEGNVIDTVTVTLTDPEADKPVTDSVDPKYAQDTVVKAGESGTVVAPKDADGNALPEGTKFVPGKDVPEWAKVNPDGSITVAPGKDVVPGDYKVPVVVTYPDGSTDAVEVPVKVTEGGKGRTDAGKPAWDDASTPADKTVVIPNKGGDVVEGTTVEVEGPGKAEIGADGSLKVTPSADAKPGDKIVAKVKDGEGNVIDTVTVRISENVRGNSRKVVRTIARTSIAKTGVQVFGYGAASAALLLAGVGVIAAARRCKED; this comes from the coding sequence ATGAACAATGTTTCAAGGTTCTTATTACTAGCGCCTCGATCGGTACTTGCGACGTTAGGTGTGGCGGCTATGACCGCAGGTGGTTTGGTGCTGGCTCCGGCGGTGGCGCCAACTAATGCTGCGGCTGAACAGGCTCCAATATTGAGTGCAGGCGAGTGGCTAAAGAAGGGCACTGTCAATGGGTACGTTTTCGTTGACCGTGTTGGCAACCGCACCACCAAGCAGCCTGACGATGTTCCGCTATCAAATGTGAAGGTTTACGCGCAGTGGAAGGACGCCGATGGCGTGGTTTCCCCGGTTTACACTGCGAATACAAAATCTGATGGTTCTTATTCAATCGCCCTTCCTGACTGGAAAGATGCAAATGGTAGGAGCCACAAGTTCAAATCTCACATAGGCCAGCAGCTGCGTACTTGGTTCGACAACCCGGATCCTTCGAAGTACTGGAAGTCCTTCAGTGAAGCTGATGGGAACTTCGGTTCTGTAGGAGACCGTTACCAGTCGACTTGGCTGGATCTATCCCATGTCTACAACCAGAACATGACCGTTCAGGAAATTCCGCAGACGGATCAGATGCACAAAGCTAGGGCTGACTGGAAAAAATCTACCCGTAAGGGTGGCGGCGGAGATGTCACGGGGGCCGTCTTCTATGACATGCGCGGCGCTTTCGGCAATACGGCAGCGCCCACTGCAAGCGAAAAAATCTATGGCGATGTAGGCGTTCCGGGTACCACGGTCGTAGGTTCGTATGTGCAGGACGAAGTGGCGCGACGCTTCGACCAGTGGAAGAAGGCTCATAAGGGATTCTCCTTTGATGAGTTCACTGCTGCGCAACGCGAGATCATCAAAAAGTATGAGGCAGAGACTGGTAAATCTGCCATTGCCGAGACTGTTTACGATGTGACAGATAATGAAGGCAGGTACCACCTACAGTTCGACGGTCTAGGCGGCACAAGCTACCGCGATAAGGGTATCTCTACGCTCGCGTGGGGTGAACCCGTTCCTGCCAACAAGGGGTCGTGGGCTGCTGGAAACATGCAAAGCAAGCATGTAAACACTGGCTACATGTATGTCTCCCCAGTTCTTCCTGAGGGCTTGGGTGCGGCTATGAATAACTTCCAGTCGAACCGATACCAATTTGGCGGTGAAGAGGTCGGTTACGCTACAGCACCAGGGCTATCGAATGTGGAAAATGTTCGCTTTGCTCTGAAAATGCAGGATCTGGTGTTTGACGTGACCGACTACAACACCACGGATAAACCTGCCACCCCAGGCACCACCGTCAATACAAAGACGGCTGGCACCTTCCCAAACACGGATTATGACATTGTCTGGACTGACGACAAAGGCAAGGAAGTAGGCTCATGTACCGCCACCTCAAGTAATTTGGGTGTTTTAGAGCCATGCGCGTTTGTCGTTCCGAAGGATCTAGATCAGCCGACCACCTACACTGCTCAGCTATACCCTAAGGGCATTCGTAAAACTGCTTTAGCTGCAGACTCTTTCACAGCGAAAGTAACTCCCGAATACAAGCAGACCAGCGTCGAACCTGGCAAATCCACAACTGTAGATACCCCCTTGCATAGCGAAAATGGGACTAAGCCTGCGAAGGGCACCAAGTTCGCGCCGGCGAATATCGATAAGGATGAGATTCCTGAAGGTGCCGTCAAGGAAATTCCCAAGTGGGCAACAGTCAATGGGGATGGCACTATTGCAGTGTCTCCGGATGCGGGCGTGCCTGAGGGCGACTACAACATCCCAGTCAAGGTGACCTACCCGAATGGTGTTGAAAAAGTAGTATTAGCGCCCATTCATGTTGGCAAGAAACAGATCACTGATTCGGTTGATCCGAAGTATGCGCAGGATACTGTGGTCAAGGCTGGGGAGTCTGGGACTGTTGTGGCTCCTAAGGATGCTGATGGTAATGCTTTGCCGGAGGGTACTAAGTTTGTTCCTGGTAAGGATGTTCCTGAGTGGGCTAAGGTCAACCCGGATGGGTCTATTACTGTTGCTCCTGGTAAGGATGTAGTTCCTGGTGATTATAAGGTTCCGGTTGTGGTGACTTATCCGGATGGGTCTACTGATGCTGTTGAGGTTCCGGTTAAGGTAACTGAGGGTGGTAAGGGTCGGACTGATGCTGGTAAGCCGGCTTGGGATGATGCTTCTACTCCGGCTGATAAGACTGTTGTTATCCCGAATAAGGGTGGCGATGTTGTTGAGGGCACCACTGTTGAGGTGGAGGGTCCTGGTAAGGCTGAGATTGGTGCGGATGGTTCCTTGAAGGTGACTCCGAGTGCTGATGCTAAGCCTGGTGACAAGATTGTTGCCAAGGTTAAGGATGGTGAGGGTAATGTCATTGACACTGTTACCGTTACCTTGACTGATCCTGAGGCTGATAAGCCGGTTACTGATTCGGTTGATCCGAAGTATGCGCAGGATACTGTGGTCAAGGCTGGGGAGTCTGGGACTGTTGTGGCTCCTAAGGATGCTGATGGTAATGCTTTGCCGGAGGGTACTAAGTTTGTTCCTGGTAAGGATGTTCCTGAGTGGGCTAAGGTCAACCCGGATGGGTCTATTACTGTTGCTCCTGGTAAGGATGTAGTTCCTGGTGATTATAAGGTTCCGGTTGTGGTGACTTATCCGGATGGGTCTACTGATGCTGTTGAGGTTCCGGTTAAGGTAACTGAGGCTGATAAGCCGGTTACTGATTCGGTTGATCCGAAGTATGCGCAGGATACTGTGGTCAAGGCTGGGGAGTCTGGGACTGTTGTGGCTCCTAAGGATGCTGATGGTAATGCTTTGCCGGAGGGTACTAAGTTTGTTCCTGGTAAGGATGTTCCTGAGTGGGCTAAGGTCAACCCGGATGGGTCTATTACTGTTGCTCCTGGTAAGGATGTAGTTCCTGGTGATTATAAGGTTCCGGTTGTGGTGACTTATCCGGATGGGTCTACTGATGCTGTTGAGGTTCCGGTTAAGGTAACTGAGGGTGGTAAGGGTCGGACTGATGCTGGTAAGCCGGCTTGGGATGATGCTTCTACTCCGGCTGATAAGACTGTTGTTATCCCGAATAAGGGTGGCGATGTTGTTGAGGGCACCACTGTTGAGGTGGAGGGTCCTGGTAAGGCTGAGATTGGTGCGGATGGTTCCTTGAAGGTGACTCCGAGTGCTGATGCTAAGCCTGGTGACAAGATTGTTGCCAAGGTTAAGGATGGTGAGGGTAATGTCATTGACACTGTTACCGTTACCTTGACTGATCCTGAGGGTGGTAAGGGTCGGACTGATGCTGGTAAGCCGGCTTGGGATGATGCTTCTACTCCGGCTGATAAGACTGTTGTTATCCCGAATAAGGGTGGCGATGTTGTTGAGGGCACCACTGTTGAGGTGGAGGGTCCTGGTAAGGCTGAGATTGGTGCGGATGGTTCCTTGAAGGTGACTCCGAGTGCTGATGCTAAGCCTGGTGACAAGATTGTTGCCAAGGTTAAGGATGGTGAGGGTAATGTCATTGACACTGTTACCGTTACCTTGACTGATCCTGAGGCTGATAAGCCGGTTACTGATTCGGTTGATCCGAAGTATGCGCAGGATACTGTGGTCAAGGCTGGGGAGTCTGGGACTGTTGTGGCTCCTAAGGATGCTGATGGTAATGCTTTGCCGGAGGGTACTAAGTTTGTTCCTGGTAAGGATGTTCCTGAGTGGGCTAAGGTCAACCCGGATGGGTCTATTACTGTTGCTCCTGGTAAGGATGTAGTTCCTGGTGATTATAAGGTTCCGGTTGTGGTGACTTATCCGGATGGGTCTACTGATGCTGTTGAGGTTCCGGTTAAGGTAACTGAGGGTGGTAAGGGTCGGACTGATGCTGGTAAGCCGGCTTGGGATGATGCTTCTACTCCGGCTGATAAGACTGTTGTTATCCCGAATAAGGGTGGCGATGTTGTTGAGGGCACCACTGTTGAGGTGGAGGGTCCTGGTAAGGCTGAGATTGGTGCGGATGGTTCCTTGAAGGTGACTCCGAGTGCTGATGCTAAGCCTGGTGACAAGATTGTTGCCAAGGTTAAGGATGGTGAGGGTAATGTCATTGACACTGTTACCGTGCGCATCTCTGAGAATGTTCGAGGTAATAGCCGCAAGGTAGTCAGGACGATTGCCCGCACTTCCATAGCAAAGACGGGTGTTCAGGTGTTCGGGTACGGTGCTGCGTCCGCCGCATTGCTATTGGCGGGAGTAGGCGTTATTGCAGCAGCCAGGAGGTGCAAGGAAGACTAG